The Hippoglossus hippoglossus isolate fHipHip1 chromosome 10, fHipHip1.pri, whole genome shotgun sequence DNA segment AATTTCTTTGGTGTAATAAAACTCAGTGAAAATATAGCTCAGCTGTACTGTGCTTAGTGCTAATTAGCGAATGTTAGCGTACcaacacacaacataaatatataatatcaaaATGCTACGTTGGTATTGTTGGTATTAGTATGTTGGTATGGTATGTTGGTATTTTGTTAACATTGTGACCAAATGATGAAACTAATAACATCCCCGAGAgccacatcttttattttttatgtttggttctaattagcaaatgttagcttaATTAGCTACACTTAgcttaattagggcccgagcaccgaacggtgggaggccctattgaaattgtaaggattacTAGGGCTACGTAgcgtaaagtaaagtaaagtaacgtcacgtcacgtcacgtcacgtcacgtcacgtcacgtcacgtcacgtaaagttacgtaacgtaccgtcacgtcacgtcacgtcacgtaacGTATAAAAGTAACTTGTGACCAAATGATGAAACTAATAACATCCCCGAGAgccacatcttttattttttatgtttatccTATTTTTTAGGATTACTAGGGCTACGTAGcgtaaagtaaagtaacgtcacgtcacgtcacgtcacgtcacgtcacgtaacGTGACGGACagacggaaaaaaaaaaaaatacggacagacagacggacaaaaatctgtccgtctgtccgtcccaaaaaaaaaaaaaaatacggacagacagacagacgaaaaaaaattaaaaaaataaaatctgtccgtctgtccgtcccaaaaaaaataaaaaatacggacagacagacggacaaaattccgtccgtctgtccgtcccaaaaaaataatacggacagacagacggacgaaaatccggacgaaaatcaaaaatatatatttttttttttggggacgtACAGACAGAtggactttattttatttttttaatttcgtCTGCAGacacctactgatcagtgtgaataTTCAGTTGTGCTAACATTGTCCAATTTAAACAAAATTGCtcgctacatcagagcccctacttgaacagatctatatgtctgtatgtaataatagtgatggagccacctactggcaacaggaagtaagctttgttttacaactatcattcgatttacatgtAATTCTCAccgtgtgatctgcaattgattgcgtggaccgtaatgcgcaATTAGTAGAcaaggatcgacgtcgcgtgacagacgcaggaagtgaagcgtttatcctgCCCGCAGTGTGCCCGGtcgccgatcgctctctccaccaaccgcaacaggtcccgagttgcgtgtgctcgggcccgttcagtgctacaacgtagccctagttaaTGCTAAATTTGCTTAGCTTGTGCTAAATTATGCTAAATTATGCACAGGCGTGACTTTCAGAAATTAATCTCAACGTGTTAAGACTTTAATCCAATTTAGTCCGTTTATTATTAAATGATATGAAGGTGAAATGCATGTGGAGGAGGCTGTACCTGAGGGGCTCGCTCTGTGGAGCTGGTGGCCGGGCAGAGTCGCCTCTCGGCGGGCAGGGAGGGGCGGAGGCGGGGCGCCGGGACGTGGGACCGGGAGGAAACTCTTCTCTGGGGCCGGAGACTTTTATTTGTTGCTCTGTGTCTGAGCTGAGCGGGTCACACGGGACGCGTCCGGACATTCTCCTACAtcgtttgtttttgcttttataaaaGAGCGAGAAAGATTTTTAGTTTCCGGACaaggagacggagacggagaggagggacagagtACCTACCTGCCACCGGAGAGGATGAGGGAAACCTGGGAAATGATCCCGAAGGACGCGTCTGATGGGGAGCAAAACCTGATGGGGATGTAAACACGGACCATCAACCTCTGACCAGGAGGTAATGTGTGAGATTCAGTGGTTTATTGTGAAGTTTAGAGACATGGCTAAAGATCCTTGTTCCCCTGGTCTGTTTTTACTGGGATCCCCCAAATCATGTCTGAAACACACCACCACTGTGACATTAATAACTCTTATACATACAGACAATTATTTCTATAGGCAGATGTCTCTGATTATTCAGTTCAGATGTGTGGATGAAATGATGGTGAAAGATTAAATGTTGCATGTCATCTGTGTCTGATTCCCTACAGTCTTTAACATCCCCTCAGGCATCTTGTATGATCTGTGACATTATGTCAGAAGGAGCTGACCTTTATTTGGCTTTGCTGCATTCAAGAGATGATGATTAAATCACATTAACATGCAGAACATGCAGAACCTGCTTGTATCAGTTCTGCACTAATATAATTGTCATTTTGTAGCTTCCCTCTTACCTGCTAtaatcattttgaaaacaaagtttccctcatatttcttcttctcaAAGTTGCATCCCAGTGCCGCAAGCCTAAAATCATTGCCCTTCCTTTATCCCGTCTCCACGGGGACGTCTCCTGGATCGTTTTCCTGTGGTTTTCATCAGAAGGAGCCTCTTTACCCCTGAGGGAGAGCTGCGGTTTATGATTTAGAGCCTGAACTTTTtatctaaaaagtcaaataatgaGTTTCACTGCTGGAACAGGATCTGAAAACAGTGGTTTCATGGCTCAACATCCTATAATCACTTAGATTACATCTGTCTTGCCACAGCAGTTTTGTAATTATGTCCATAAACACGTCActtgtattgttttaaataagtTGTGCTGCAGGTTTATGTCCCAGTTTGCCACTTCTGCACCAGACAATTTTCCACTTGAGATCCTCTGTAGCTGGTGTTAACTGTGTCAGAGCTGTCATGTGTCTAACACGTCAACACTGAAGGAAGTTTGTACTTTCCCTGCTCACAGGAGATCCTCGTTGTAACCATGCCTCCTTTGTACTGTTATATGGGAACATAGGTGTGTGGACAGGCCCCACCCTGTCTTTTGTCAGCAATAATGCTCTAATGCTCTGTTTTGCGGCCGTGCCTcgacttgtttttctttttttcctccccactTTTTACACACCTGCTATCTTCGTGCCATGAGTGCCTCCAGGTCCGCAGCATTTAGAGGGGGATCGAGTGTCTCTTTGTCCCGGCTGATCTGCCCTGAAAGCCCCACACACACTGCGCAGTAGTTAATGTTTGATGGAAATCAACGTTTTACATCTGAGCTGCGACAAATATTTGATAGTTTTTTATTGTAACCTCTTGTTCACATATTTGGCTTGTTATGCTGCAGAATTTCTGTCCTGGAAATCACatcctgacttttttttttcaagctaTCCCAaacttcatttgttttcattccagATTTTCAGCTTTGCCTGTGGCCACGTGGCTTCGTCTTTGATTGGACCTTTCCTGGGACTTTTTGTACcaaacagacattaaaatgcttgtttgtttccGTCTGCCTGAAATCCTATTTTCCTGGTAATCTATATTATCAGAACAATAGGTTCATTGTTGCCTCAACGCACCACATGAAACTCAGCACtgcatttcaacatttttagattttcaaGCTGACCTCACTTGCATAGGCGCTGTGAGTTCAGCTGTGAGAGAgattttgagtttgtgtgttttagttgaTTTCGTGGGGAAACATGCAGGAACCCTTGTaaactcattcattcattcattcatcagctGCCCCTCTCATGTGTGTGATTATTTTCTGTCgttgcagtgtttcccatcGCCATGATGACGCCACGTGAGAGCTCCCGCctcactcacctgctcctgctcctccatctcttcctccctctcgcCCTGTCCCTCCTgcaccctcctcaccccccgCCGGTCCACGTCCCCACGCTGGTCCCGCACAGGCCGACGCCACTCACCCGCTCTCGCTTCAGCTCTAAGGCTCAGCTGGACTTCATCACTCACTGCAACTCCAGCTGCCTccacagaggagagcaggacGAGCAGCTGTCTGACAAACTGGCGTTTGAGACCCTGTACGCGGACGGCTCCCGCACACTCACGACTGTGGATGTGGAGGGTGATCTTGAGGGTGATGCTCAACTCTTTGCCCACCTCTCACCCAGCAGAGGATCCAGACTGAAGCCCAGGCACAAGCGTGTGAGGCGGCAGATCTATGGGGCGGATGGTCGCTTTAACATTCAGGGCGACAACTTCCTGTTGGATTACCCTTTCTCCACAGCCGTGCGGATCTCCACAGGCTGCACCGGCGTTCTTGTGTCTCAGCAGCACATACTCACAGCGGCCCACTGTGTGCATGATGGGAAGGATTATGTGAAAGGGGCGAGGAAGCTGAGGGTGGGCTTCCTGATCCCACTGTCTATCAATGGCACAAAAGCCAACCTCACTTCTGGCAAGAAGCCTCTGGTCCGCTGGGTGAGGGTGAAACGCACCCGTGTGCCAAAGGGCTGGATCCAGGGCCCTCAGGAGGTCAGCATGGACTTTGATTACGCCCTGCTGGAGCTGCGCTGGCCTCACAGACGTCCCTTCATGCGCCTCTCTGTGGCCCCCTCCTCTGATGACCTGGCAGGGAATCGCATCCACTTCTCTGGCTTCGACAGCGACAGACCCGGGGAGCTGGTGTACAGATTCTGTCCAGTGGAAGAAGAGTCCAGTGACCTGATATACCAGCACTGTGACGCCCGACCTGGAGCCAGCGGCTCTGGAGTGTATGGAAGAGTTTGGGACAACGGCCTAGAGCGCTGGGAAAGGAAGGTGATCGGCATTTTCTCTGGACACCAGTGGCTCGAGATAGACGGGGAGAACCGGGATTACAATGTGGCCGTGCGCATCACTCCTCTGAAGTTTGCTCAAATCTGTTACTGGGTACATGGGAACCGACTAGACTGCGTCCAGGACTAAGAAGTTGAAGGTTTTGAAAGCAAaccatgaaaaacacaagaaagcACAAAGTGACTTTAACCTACAAGGTGAACTGTCatttcacagaaagaaaacaggattAAATCCGTACATCATCCTCCAGTGATGCACCAATGCAGCAGATCTACTCTATGActtttgaatctttttttcccttcattgaagtttttctctcctgtattTAATTTACTCCCTGTAATTTCTGGGCCTATTAAAGGAATCTGCCTATGAGATCATCACAGCGGCATCTTTTAACATGTCTTTGCCCAGAGTCAGTGTTTCCACAGTATTGCCATAAGCCACTTTTTataagagggggggggacacagcGTGTGCAGTGTGTTTTAGTAAGAGCATGTTATTTTCCAACTGTGGATGGTGAAAATCGATTGAGGACATGTCTTTGTCCTCATCCTTGCTGTACTTTATTGGGGAAAATGGTGTAACTCTtcaagaaccattcatcttcCATGATCTGCATTCTGATACACAGCTATAGGAGAACTGACAAGTTTATTAAAACCACTGATGCCTAATATTTCAGCCATTTGCTCTTCTCCATGTGGACCAGAGAGAcagttaattttatttttaagaaaatgcttgatatattttaataaacagaGATCTATaggtgtctgtgtctttgtctagTTTCATGAGTGGTGTTGGGTTGTCCTCTAGTGGTAATAGAAGGTACTGCAGGATCATTAGAACTGGACACCAGAAACATGCTTTTGCTTggtttaaatttagttttttaatcaaTAGGAAATTATTCTGCAACGGTTTAACTTAAAAAGTACCAAAAAAAGAACCTGGTTCCAACTTATTATGGGAATAATAACTGTTGTGAGACCACACACACCCCATCTTTGGGTATAAGGTTGGTAGTTGGATAAATGAAATGCATGTTTCAGCTTTGGAAAACtttcaaatgattttattttgatttaaagacCAAACTAGTTGAtactgaaacaaacaaatatataatgtagCAAAATAATGCCATGGATGAGCAGCTTCTTTGACATTGAATCTTTTATGCTGTGGGATCTGAGcatagtttttaaaatgtaagacTATACAATGAGTAATGTCCACAGTCGCTATGATGCTACTGTTGGTGAAACTAATCTTATGTGTACCAGATGACCAAAGCCTTGAAATACCACAGATTTCAGGGAGAACGACAATGGTTTTGATAAAggttaagaaaaaaacaagagaagagcAGAACAAGTCCGTAGTTTAGTGCTTTTTATTAGAGATAAGGAGACGATACAAAACATCCACCATTCAATAGTCAGGTTAAACTCTGACTGCCGGTCCTTCATATACACATCGCTCCCCATCAAACCTTCATAACACCAAAGTTTTTAAATCAAGGAGATCCTGGTTTGAACACGAACAAGGAATGTTGTATGTTTACTACATCAAATGCCATGGATTGCTGACCCagaactggaaaataaaaaggaattgCTGAAGTTTTGGAATTTGAATgttcaaaaagagaaaaaaacaaaacaaaaacaatggagtgacgaaaataaaataaaaacacacacaagagaaaatataattaaCCGTGTTCCCCCAGAGAAGGTTTTGATACAACTTGTGCAATCAAGGGTGAATTAGTTTATACTATACCTAGTCTCAACTACTCACACTTAACTAGAAGTTtggcaaaagaaaatgtagttGAATGAATATTTGTCAGGATTCAATGTTTGGAAAACTTAAGTTTGACGCGTGCCCCTTTCTCTGCGATTTTGCTAATGGAACCCAGGAAGAATGAAACCCTGTCCTTAAGCATgaataatgtgtatttatcaTCAACATCCTTCCTCAGTTGTATCttaatgttttttcctttgtgtgtgttttgttcataTCATTTGTGTTTCTTGAACTGGAATGACAGTctgtttactttttatttatttaactttttttaaactgtcactTGACCCCAGACCCACCCTCATTATCCCTCCCCGAGAACAGTCCAACAAATGGTGCCAATTCTGCTTTTGCCCTTTTCCTAACCGCACTGGAATGAACAGCTAAACTCAACAGATGTCTGAAAGGCCTCGATTGAAGCCAGCAAGGAGGAGGGGTGGTAATATTACATAGGTAATCCTTCCAGACTGACTACTGACGAACCGCCAAGCCTTTCTGCCAGGGTGCGCCGGTCTTTGAGGTCTTCCAAGCCGTTCACCTGCCACTCGTGCTTAATAcctggagggggagacagaagaCAGAATTACACATCAAATTTCCACCCCCCAAAAGATATATACATGTAACTTTATATTGCTGTAAAAAAGGGCTTGTAGGCTTTTGTATGATCATTTTAATCCTTTCAAGaagaaagcaaaaataaaaacccagagAAACCAAACTGGATGGTAAGATTTTAAGACCTGTATTAAACATGGTTACATTTAGATATGACGAGAGAAATGTTTAGCTGAGGACTGCCAATTttaaaaggagacatatgatgctttttcagtttctttcctctACTGTGTTATAGGTggtttgtgtatgtaaaagttctgcaaagttaaaaagtctgAAGTTCATGGTAAATTTAGCTCCTCTCCCCactgaaaacactgctcctgaagctcctcgTCAGTTCGGACGATATATTTCTGCATCATCATGGTGCCATGTGACATCATGATCCCCCTACATTTGCATAATACACGCCGAGAGGGTAGCCCgcctaacaaagccaggtaaagcgaGAGAGGAGATAGAAATTTCCTACATGAGTGGTTGACAAATCACAACAGACTGGGCCAACCAAAGCAGACTGGGATTTATCAGGAGGTCGTCTTAAAGAGATAGGAGCTAAAACTAAGCAtttcagagggagagaaagacgtCTTTTCTAAACATCAAAGCATATAAATCTTTAAGTAAGAACCCAAATTATAATTGTGAACCAGAATTATCATAACATGTCCTCTTAAgcataattttattattatcatgataaaATTGCATGTTTGCACATCCAGCAAACATGATATAGTCATAAGTAATCATTTCTGACCAGCTGGAAAAAACAAGTCCAACAATCACTCAGAATTTGggagaaaaatcacaaaataggAGAATGAGACTTTTTAGCTAGAACTTAACCCGTTTAAACAGAACATGTACAGTAGGTTAGCCAGAGCTTTTGCTTCACTATGAGAGCAGAGACTGAACCAAACAGTTGATGGTGGggagttaaataaaaaaagtcaggTCTTAATTTTCTGTGGCATTGTCACTAAGGGCAATTCCACATTTGACACAGTGCTGAGTGAAATAATGGTAAGTGCAGCTTCAAGTTCAGGTCTTCACCTTCACCACCTTGGGTGTGGTTTATCTTTATATCAATTCCCTGTTAATATTACAGTACATATTGTGACTCACCTTCAAATTTCCTTTTGATAGCATCTTTTGAGCTGGCATAGATCATCTTGCTCTTCAAGGGGGCGCTGTCTGGAGCCCTGTGAAAGAGGAGGAATTATTTAAACAACTTATTGTCTTAATGAAGGTCACAAATCCCTAATATCTGCCGATGGTCCCCCCCCCTTACCAGAAGATAAAGACCAGGTCCtccttctttgtttctttggtCTCAAAGGACGCATCATACAGGGCGTAGCGGCAGTCGTTTGTGGGCAGCATGTTCACAAAGTGCGTGTACGGGTCTTGGATTTTTGTTCCCACGTCCCCCTGCAGGATCTCTTGTTCATCGTCAATAACAATGCTCTTGAGGTCCTTGCTCAGGCAGAACAAAATggccttcttcctcttcctcttctcctcctcattcGCCTGAGCCTTGCGCACCTTCATATCATTGAAGACTGCAATAACATCATCCGTGACTTTCACACCAGAGGCCTGCGAAGAGAACAAGCTGTTGACTCAGAGTCTGTTTACAGTTTAATGTGGCAGCTGCCATTAGTGCAAATAGTACAAGTGTATAAAACCAACAAAACCTCTAATAAGTAAATGAATATATTTGGAAGgcataaaatatttaatgaagTAGAAAATGCATTGCTACGACTTTGAACAGTGTCTTAACTCCTggtcaatttatttattttaagatagATCAATAGTTGCTGGGCAATTTTCATCCATTTTGACAAGTTGTGGGTATTCTTAGTCATCTATGATAATAAACTAAATATGCAGGTTTAAAT contains these protein-coding regions:
- the LOC117769048 gene encoding serine protease 23, translated to MMTPRESSRLTHLLLLLHLFLPLALSLLHPPHPPPVHVPTLVPHRPTPLTRSRFSSKAQLDFITHCNSSCLHRGEQDEQLSDKLAFETLYADGSRTLTTVDVEGDLEGDAQLFAHLSPSRGSRLKPRHKRVRRQIYGADGRFNIQGDNFLLDYPFSTAVRISTGCTGVLVSQQHILTAAHCVHDGKDYVKGARKLRVGFLIPLSINGTKANLTSGKKPLVRWVRVKRTRVPKGWIQGPQEVSMDFDYALLELRWPHRRPFMRLSVAPSSDDLAGNRIHFSGFDSDRPGELVYRFCPVEEESSDLIYQHCDARPGASGSGVYGRVWDNGLERWERKVIGIFSGHQWLEIDGENRDYNVAVRITPLKFAQICYWVHGNRLDCVQD
- the cfl1 gene encoding cofilin-1, producing the protein MASGVKVTDDVIAVFNDMKVRKAQANEEEKRKRKKAILFCLSKDLKSIVIDDEQEILQGDVGTKIQDPYTHFVNMLPTNDCRYALYDASFETKETKKEDLVFIFWAPDSAPLKSKMIYASSKDAIKRKFEGIKHEWQVNGLEDLKDRRTLAERLGGSSVVSLEGLPM